One Owenweeksia hongkongensis DSM 17368 genomic region harbors:
- a CDS encoding cell division protein ZapA, translated as MKDYLKIKVSIADRVYPLTIKPEEEEHIRSAAKTIEGILKKYGDGYAVRDKQDLLAMCALQLASRLERNKGKELIDANDVDGKLHHLQQLLEAATR; from the coding sequence TTGAAGGATTATTTAAAAATAAAAGTATCCATTGCTGATCGTGTGTACCCTCTTACGATAAAACCGGAGGAGGAAGAGCACATTAGGTCAGCCGCCAAAACAATCGAAGGCATCCTGAAGAAATATGGAGACGGATATGCCGTTAGAGATAAACAAGACCTACTAGCCATGTGCGCTTTACAACTAGCTTCGCGGCTAGAGCGCAATAAGGGCAAAGAGCTTATTGATGCTAATGATGTGGATGGAAAACTACATCACTTGCAACAATTACTGGAAGCAGCAACCAGATAG
- the rny gene encoding ribonuclease Y, which produces MEITTIIVAVAAFLIGGVVSFLVAQNMQKKKASSIIVEAEKEADNIKKDKILQAKEKFLELKAEHEKVINKREQKLNELQNRVKDREAKNNQRFEENKRKDRELNNLSKDLERKIEINERKTEDLEKMHRRQVEQLEVISGLTPEEAKNQLLEALKDEAKTEAASFIQDTMEEAKITAGNEARKVVIQSIQRVATEQAVENSVSVFNIENDDVKGRIIGREGRNIRALEAATGVEIIVDDTPEAIILSCFDPVRREIARLALHKLVTDGRIHPARIEEVVAKTTKQIDEEIFEVGKRTAIDLGIHGLHPELVKTVGRMKYRSSYGQNLLQHSREVANLCGIMAAELGLNAKIAKRAGLLHDIGKVPSEESELPHAILGMKWAEKYGEKPDVCNAIGAHHDEIEMTNLISPIVQVCDGISGARPGARRQIAESYIQRLKDLENLAISQNGVSKAYAIQAGRELRVMVDCDKVSDAEAAKISFDISQKIQNEMTYPGQVKITVIRETRAVNVAR; this is translated from the coding sequence ATGGAAATAACTACAATAATAGTAGCCGTTGCCGCCTTCTTGATAGGAGGTGTAGTGAGCTTTTTAGTAGCTCAAAATATGCAGAAGAAGAAAGCTTCATCAATAATAGTGGAAGCTGAGAAGGAAGCAGACAATATCAAAAAAGACAAGATACTACAGGCCAAAGAGAAATTTTTGGAATTGAAAGCTGAGCATGAGAAAGTAATAAACAAACGTGAGCAGAAACTAAATGAGCTTCAAAACCGTGTAAAAGATCGCGAGGCTAAAAACAACCAGCGATTTGAGGAAAATAAGCGTAAGGATCGTGAGCTAAACAACCTTAGCAAAGACCTGGAGCGCAAAATTGAAATAAACGAACGTAAGACAGAAGATCTTGAAAAGATGCACCGCAGACAAGTGGAGCAACTTGAAGTGATTTCTGGCCTAACGCCTGAAGAAGCTAAAAACCAGCTGTTGGAAGCTTTGAAAGATGAAGCTAAAACTGAGGCCGCATCCTTCATTCAGGATACTATGGAAGAGGCAAAAATCACTGCCGGGAATGAAGCCCGTAAGGTGGTAATCCAAAGCATTCAGCGTGTAGCTACTGAGCAAGCCGTGGAAAACAGCGTATCCGTTTTCAATATTGAAAATGATGATGTAAAAGGAAGAATCATTGGCCGTGAGGGTAGAAATATCCGTGCCTTAGAAGCTGCTACTGGTGTAGAAATTATTGTAGACGATACACCTGAAGCTATCATCCTTTCGTGCTTTGACCCCGTTAGAAGGGAGATTGCCCGATTGGCTTTGCACAAATTGGTAACGGATGGTCGTATTCACCCGGCACGTATCGAAGAAGTGGTTGCCAAAACCACCAAGCAGATTGACGAAGAAATTTTTGAAGTAGGTAAGCGTACCGCCATCGACCTTGGTATTCATGGGCTTCACCCAGAACTTGTGAAAACTGTAGGTAGAATGAAATACCGCAGCAGCTACGGACAAAACCTATTACAGCACAGCCGTGAGGTAGCCAACCTTTGCGGAATAATGGCTGCAGAGCTGGGACTCAATGCCAAGATTGCAAAACGTGCAGGACTGCTTCACGATATTGGTAAAGTGCCAAGTGAAGAAAGTGAATTACCACACGCTATCCTAGGTATGAAGTGGGCTGAGAAGTATGGTGAAAAACCAGACGTTTGTAACGCCATTGGTGCTCACCACGATGAAATTGAAATGACCAACCTCATCTCTCCTATCGTTCAGGTGTGTGATGGTATTTCTGGTGCTCGCCCTGGTGCAAGACGTCAAATTGCCGAGTCTTACATCCAGCGATTGAAAGACCTTGAAAACCTGGCTATCTCTCAAAATGGTGTAAGCAAAGCTTACGCGATACAAGCGGGTAGAGAGCTAAGAGTAATGGTAGATTGTGATAAAGTAAGTGATGCTGAAGCGGCCAAAATATCCTTTGACATCAGCCAAAAAATACAAAATGAAATGACCTACCCTGGTCAGGTAAAGATTACCGTAATACGCGAAACCCGAGCGGTAAACGTAGCGAGGTAA
- a CDS encoding IS3 family transposase (programmed frameshift) — protein sequence MSRNSGSSKRRSQRDYNMGFKLAVISQVEKGEMTYKQAQKAYGIQGRSTVLVWLRKHGSLDWSKPYLHSMSNPRRKETPAQTIKRLERELSDERLKNEILNITIDMADKEHGISIRKKVLPKQSGRIRQQKQVSLTHSCRLFGISRQAIYQARARALNRADELAQLKPMVLAIRMRMPRLGTRKLYYLLQSDLKKMGIKIGRDAFFDYLRSEHLLIRPKKTYTKTTNSKHWLHKHPNLLKEHKVTRPEEVLVSDITYVKTRERTHYLSLVTDACSRKIMGYHLSEDMAAEQVVKALKMAMKHRRSQAPMIHHSDRGLQYCAAVYQNELQKHQVTPSMTDGYDCYQNALAERVNGILKNEFLIETCNTASELQLLIKQSIETYNNLRPHLSLNYKTPNFIHEKTLEAIASRVH from the exons ATGTCAAGAAATTCAGGATCAAGTAAAAGGCGCAGTCAGCGTGATTACAACATGGGCTTTAAACTGGCGGTGATCAGCCAGGTAGAAAAAGGCGAAATGACGTATAAACAAGCTCAGAAAGCCTATGGTATCCAAGGTAGAAGTACGGTTTTGGTTTGGCTCAGAAAACATGGTAGCTTAGACTGGAGCAAACCTTACCTACACTCCATGAGCAATCCCAGACGAAAAGAAACCCCGGCCCAAACCATCAAACGCTTAGAGCGCGAGCTATCTGATGAACGTTTGAAGAATGAAATCCTTAACATAACGATTGATATGGCGGATAAAGAGCATGGAATTTCTATCCGAAAAAAGGTATTACCCAAACAATCTG GGCGCATCCGGCAACAAAAGCAAGTAAGCCTTACCCACAGTTGTCGTTTGTTTGGGATTAGCCGTCAGGCCATCTATCAGGCTCGTGCAAGAGCTTTAAATCGAGCTGATGAATTAGCACAACTCAAGCCTATGGTACTGGCCATTAGGATGCGTATGCCCCGGCTGGGCACACGAAAACTCTACTATTTGCTTCAGTCGGATCTGAAGAAAATGGGAATCAAAATAGGTAGGGATGCTTTCTTTGACTACTTGCGATCAGAACACCTGCTGATCCGGCCAAAGAAAACCTACACCAAAACCACCAATAGCAAACACTGGTTGCACAAGCATCCCAACCTACTTAAGGAGCATAAGGTAACCCGTCCGGAAGAGGTTCTTGTCAGTGATATTACCTACGTAAAAACCAGGGAACGCACCCATTACCTTTCTTTGGTAACCGATGCCTGTAGCCGAAAAATCATGGGGTACCACCTAAGCGAAGACATGGCCGCAGAGCAGGTGGTCAAAGCTTTGAAAATGGCTATGAAACATAGGCGTAGTCAAGCTCCGATGATCCATCACTCAGATCGAGGACTTCAATATTGCGCAGCCGTTTACCAAAATGAACTTCAAAAACATCAGGTCACCCCTTCCATGACGGATGGATATGACTGCTACCAGAATGCCTTGGCTGAAAGAGTTAATGGAATCCTCAAAAATGAGTTCCTGATAGAAACCTGCAACACAGCTAGCGAGCTACAGTTGCTGATAAAACAGTCCATTGAAACCTACAACAACTTGCGTCCACACCTAAGTCTCAACTATAAAACACCTAACTTTATACATGAAAAAACCCTAGAAGCTATAGCTTCTAGGGTTCATTAA
- a CDS encoding nucleoside phosphorylase — translation MNSSELILNNDGSVYHLSLKLGDVSDTIITVGDPDRVSKVSALFDSVDFRTQKREFVTHTGTLSGKRLTVISTGIGTDNIDVVINELHSLKVLANDLSTPYKFIRLGTSGAVRPDVKVDSILISSAAIGLDGLMHFYDWNESQEEIDELIAQSEKWKLLPRPYAAMANSELVNSFSPIADKLGVTLTAPGFYAPQGRSVNAQARISDFVDLLGSSTFAGVPITNLEMETAGIYGLASLLGHEAVSISAILANRATGQFSEKGDEVVERMIKKALEVLVG, via the coding sequence GTGAATAGTTCAGAATTGATTCTAAATAATGATGGTAGTGTGTATCATTTATCACTAAAACTTGGTGATGTGAGTGATACAATTATTACCGTAGGTGACCCAGATCGGGTTTCTAAAGTTTCTGCACTTTTTGATAGTGTAGACTTTAGAACGCAGAAGCGTGAATTTGTAACGCACACCGGTACCCTTTCGGGGAAACGGCTCACGGTAATTTCTACAGGAATCGGTACTGACAATATTGATGTTGTGATTAATGAGCTTCATTCGCTAAAAGTGTTGGCCAATGATTTGAGCACACCTTATAAGTTTATCCGATTAGGCACAAGTGGTGCTGTTCGCCCTGATGTGAAAGTTGATTCTATTCTTATCTCTTCCGCAGCCATTGGTTTGGATGGCCTCATGCACTTTTACGATTGGAATGAAAGTCAGGAAGAAATAGACGAGCTAATAGCTCAAAGCGAAAAGTGGAAACTTTTGCCACGCCCTTATGCAGCTATGGCAAATAGCGAATTGGTAAATAGTTTTTCGCCTATTGCCGATAAATTAGGGGTTACATTGACGGCACCCGGTTTTTATGCTCCGCAGGGTAGAAGTGTAAATGCACAAGCTCGTATTTCTGACTTTGTAGACCTCTTGGGCAGTAGCACATTTGCTGGTGTACCCATTACCAATCTTGAAATGGAAACCGCAGGTATTTATGGGTTAGCTTCTTTACTGGGGCATGAGGCGGTTAGTATTTCGGCAATATTGGCCAATCGTGCTACAGGCCAATTTTCTGAAAAAGGGGATGAGGTTGTTGAAAGGATGATTAAAAAGGCGCTGGAGGTTTTGGTGGGATAG
- a CDS encoding universal stress protein: MADKTPVILVPMGFSEQSIQALDQALVFAKAMKASILLLAINNNDIHLREIFGVKDRKEDIHDKLEAKLNSIAAEHSASSGVAIEAMLTEGVVYEEIDRVSKEKDVDLVIMGTNGKPQNLRKRFIGSNAFRTVTLVDPPVITIKGIRNISSIKTIIFPLVLDRRSKEKVGPALHYARLFGAKIKVVSVLIEEDKEKVLKAHLKQVETFIKDHGIECTSEIIKPSKQQKGIVRNTLKYAYENEGDLMIITEDSKERDFTDFFIGTDVQAMIYHSEIPVMSITPSEVKWAAMWENM; this comes from the coding sequence ATGGCTGACAAAACTCCTGTAATTCTTGTACCAATGGGCTTTTCAGAGCAATCTATTCAAGCTCTGGACCAAGCATTAGTTTTCGCAAAAGCGATGAAAGCATCTATACTTTTACTTGCTATAAATAACAATGATATTCACCTTAGAGAAATATTTGGTGTAAAAGACCGCAAGGAGGATATACATGATAAGCTGGAAGCAAAGTTAAACTCTATTGCAGCAGAACACAGTGCCTCATCTGGTGTAGCTATAGAAGCTATGCTTACCGAAGGTGTAGTGTATGAAGAAATTGATCGCGTAAGCAAAGAGAAAGATGTGGACCTAGTGATAATGGGTACCAACGGAAAGCCTCAAAACCTTAGAAAGCGCTTTATTGGTAGCAATGCCTTTAGAACTGTAACTTTAGTTGATCCTCCCGTAATTACTATTAAAGGGATAAGAAATATTAGCTCTATCAAAACCATTATTTTCCCTTTGGTATTAGATAGAAGATCGAAGGAAAAAGTTGGCCCCGCCCTTCACTATGCTCGTCTTTTTGGTGCAAAAATCAAAGTGGTTTCTGTACTTATTGAAGAAGACAAAGAGAAGGTTCTTAAGGCTCACCTTAAGCAAGTGGAAACCTTTATTAAGGATCACGGTATTGAATGTACTTCGGAGATTATTAAGCCAAGCAAGCAACAAAAAGGAATTGTACGCAACACCCTTAAATATGCTTACGAAAATGAAGGTGACCTAATGATCATCACAGAAGACAGCAAAGAGCGTGACTTCACCGATTTCTTTATTGGCACCGATGTACAAGCAATGATTTATCACTCAGAAATTCCTGTGATGTCCATCACCCCTAGTGAGGTGAAATGGGCCGCTATGTGGGAAAACATGTAG
- a CDS encoding M14 family zinc carboxypeptidase: MRFFLIWIISGLTSTTCLAQLSELYLDGISLTYDQVISSYQELALENENASLVEIGPTDSGRKLHLFLIGSNPMKDDATLQDIANDKAVVLINNGIHPGESCGIDASIIFAREILQKKILDDVLIAIVPVYNIGGALNRGSFSRANQDGPEEHGFRGNSRNLDLNRDFVKADALNTISFYTIFQALQPHIFVDTHTSNGADYQYTMTLISTQKDKLNPVLAETLTKDLEPFLYKQMNKKGWPMTPYVNVFGNTPDKGFAAFLETPRYASGYTTLFNTIGFITETHMLKPYKDRVASTLAFLHVMNKYVADNSSDLKEAKKKAFEFDQQQNQFAINWTLDSSKYELRKFKGYEYSYPESMISGSKRLKYDGSKPKTFDIKYYNTWKTADSAMLPAYYVVPRAWREVAYRLQLNGVIMEPLKSDTIINVNSYYIQNPKFSNYPYEGHFPLRDMEVEIKYQQRAFLAGDYLVPTKQKNIRFIVSMLEPKAVDSYLRWNFYDEIFQQKEHFSPYVFEETAEQLLKDNEDLKTAFEEWKEKNPELLSNSYPALKFIYENSVYYEKEHLRYPVARIE; encoded by the coding sequence ATGAGATTTTTTTTGATTTGGATAATCAGTGGACTAACCAGTACCACTTGTTTAGCACAACTTAGTGAGCTGTATCTTGATGGAATAAGTTTGACCTATGATCAGGTTATTTCTTCTTATCAGGAACTAGCACTTGAAAATGAAAATGCCTCTTTAGTAGAAATTGGTCCCACGGATAGCGGGAGGAAACTGCATTTATTCTTGATTGGGTCAAACCCTATGAAGGATGATGCCACATTGCAGGATATAGCCAATGATAAAGCGGTGGTTTTGATCAACAACGGAATTCATCCTGGAGAAAGCTGTGGCATTGATGCCTCAATAATTTTTGCTAGAGAAATTTTGCAGAAGAAGATTTTAGATGATGTGTTGATTGCCATTGTTCCTGTCTACAATATTGGAGGTGCCCTTAACCGAGGTTCGTTTTCCAGAGCCAATCAAGACGGGCCGGAGGAGCATGGGTTTAGGGGCAATTCTCGAAACTTAGATTTGAATAGAGATTTTGTAAAAGCAGATGCACTCAATACAATTTCTTTTTACACAATATTTCAAGCTTTGCAACCCCACATTTTTGTTGATACACATACTTCCAATGGTGCCGATTATCAATATACCATGACTTTGATAAGCACGCAAAAAGATAAGCTGAATCCAGTTTTAGCGGAAACACTTACTAAAGATTTAGAACCCTTTTTGTACAAACAAATGAACAAGAAGGGCTGGCCAATGACACCTTATGTAAATGTTTTTGGCAACACACCTGACAAAGGTTTTGCAGCTTTTTTAGAAACTCCTCGCTATGCCAGCGGCTATACTACACTTTTTAATACCATTGGCTTTATCACAGAAACTCATATGTTGAAACCATACAAGGATAGAGTTGCAAGTACTTTGGCTTTTTTGCACGTTATGAATAAGTATGTCGCTGATAATTCCAGTGATTTAAAAGAAGCCAAGAAGAAAGCATTTGAGTTTGATCAACAGCAAAATCAGTTTGCCATAAACTGGACATTAGATTCTTCTAAATATGAGCTTAGAAAATTCAAAGGTTATGAATACAGTTACCCCGAGAGCATGATTTCTGGCTCAAAACGACTAAAGTATGATGGGAGCAAGCCCAAAACATTTGATATCAAATACTACAACACCTGGAAGACAGCGGACAGTGCAATGTTGCCAGCGTATTATGTAGTCCCTCGGGCTTGGCGCGAAGTTGCTTATCGCTTGCAGCTAAATGGGGTTATAATGGAGCCTTTGAAAAGTGACACCATCATCAACGTGAACTCGTATTACATTCAGAACCCTAAGTTTTCAAACTATCCTTATGAAGGGCATTTCCCGCTAAGGGATATGGAAGTGGAAATAAAGTATCAACAACGGGCTTTCTTAGCAGGGGATTACCTTGTGCCAACAAAGCAGAAAAATATCCGATTTATTGTTTCAATGCTAGAGCCCAAAGCTGTGGACAGTTACTTACGCTGGAATTTTTATGATGAGATATTTCAGCAAAAGGAACATTTTTCACCTTACGTATTTGAAGAAACAGCTGAGCAACTTTTAAAAGATAATGAAGACTTAAAGACTGCTTTTGAAGAATGGAAAGAGAAAAATCCGGAGTTACTAAGCAATAGCTATCCGGCTTTAAAATTTATCTACGAGAACAGTGTTTACTACGAAAAAGAGCACCTACGTTATCCTGTTGCCAGAATAGAGTAA
- a CDS encoding DUF429 domain-containing protein, with protein sequence MSQVVFGIDYGSKLTGNTVISVFNDGDVFFLDMSQGVDADSFILNAAEHFMPSKIFIDAPLSLPGVYRNLPGFNNYHFRKADLELNAMSPMFLGGLAARAIELKSRLKSLGLKVFETYPIVMANQLKLRDCDYKGSLQNLSSCAQEVINILPASIKIDKADIKTWHHLDALLALISAINSLFKKPKTYGHREEGLIYI encoded by the coding sequence ATGTCCCAAGTAGTATTTGGTATAGATTACGGAAGCAAACTCACCGGAAATACAGTGATAAGTGTTTTTAATGATGGTGATGTTTTCTTTTTAGACATGTCACAAGGCGTAGATGCCGACTCCTTCATTTTAAATGCAGCCGAGCATTTTATGCCGTCCAAAATATTTATTGACGCCCCCCTCTCGCTGCCGGGTGTGTATCGCAATTTACCCGGCTTTAACAATTATCATTTTCGCAAAGCTGACCTAGAATTAAATGCTATGTCTCCTATGTTTTTAGGGGGATTAGCGGCAAGGGCCATAGAATTAAAGAGCCGATTAAAGTCTTTGGGACTCAAAGTATTTGAAACCTATCCAATTGTGATGGCCAATCAACTAAAACTCAGAGATTGTGATTACAAGGGCAGCCTGCAAAATTTATCCAGTTGTGCTCAGGAAGTAATTAATATTCTCCCCGCTAGTATAAAGATAGACAAAGCAGACATTAAGACGTGGCATCACCTGGATGCGCTTCTCGCTCTCATTTCGGCTATAAACTCATTATTTAAAAAGCCCAAAACATATGGACATAGAGAAGAAGGCTTGATTTACATTTAA
- a CDS encoding response regulator transcription factor has protein sequence MEKATQILLVEDDPNFGAVLRDYLELHDFDVVLAKDGVQGLQAFKGLEPDLCILDVMMPHKDGFTLGGEIKEIAPQMPLIFLTAKSLKEDMLKGYQVGADDYIVKPFDSEVLLYKIKAVLSRKSGGEAEDENVEFEIGTYSYNSETRVLTHPEVQNTLSPKEGALLSLLLRNKNHVVSRSEALKKIWKDENYFTGRSMDVYVAKLRKHLKHDESVALVNVHSEGFRLVDQVSS, from the coding sequence GTGGAAAAAGCAACACAAATACTTTTGGTAGAAGACGACCCAAACTTTGGGGCAGTATTAAGAGATTACCTCGAATTACATGATTTTGATGTAGTGTTGGCCAAAGATGGAGTACAAGGTTTGCAGGCCTTTAAAGGTTTAGAGCCCGACTTATGTATTCTGGATGTAATGATGCCCCACAAGGATGGATTTACTCTTGGAGGAGAAATAAAAGAAATCGCACCTCAGATGCCCTTAATATTTCTTACCGCCAAATCGTTAAAGGAAGATATGCTCAAAGGTTATCAGGTAGGAGCTGATGATTATATCGTAAAGCCCTTCGATTCTGAAGTATTGCTTTATAAAATTAAAGCCGTGCTTAGCAGAAAAAGTGGCGGGGAAGCTGAAGATGAAAATGTAGAGTTTGAAATAGGAACTTATAGCTACAATTCGGAAACACGTGTGCTGACTCATCCCGAAGTCCAAAATACTTTAAGTCCAAAGGAAGGAGCCTTGCTAAGCTTGCTTTTGCGAAACAAAAATCATGTGGTTAGTCGATCTGAGGCTTTAAAAAAGATATGGAAAGACGAAAATTACTTTACGGGAAGGAGCATGGATGTATATGTGGCCAAGCTTAGAAAACATTTGAAACACGATGAATCTGTAGCATTAGTAAATGTGCACAGCGAAGGGTTTCGTTTAGTAGATCAGGTAAGCAGTTAA
- a CDS encoding sensor histidine kinase has product MTISLLGITGIQAYWLTNSYQLEEEKFDQDVAEALTGVSRRLETLETINFLYENFKLDPFFSPQFSSFYNEKYIQDSSLLIEGTSGHFSIAVKMNDDSILVHENRTENTPGIRYSNRDTSYRVTLTEREKIAMRLKKMDAVFDQLIRSSINRKMGVKSQVTEEHLDSILSFELHSRGITIPYEYSVAEGNKVVLTSQNWDETPQAHMATLFPNDFYGRSHLLVNFPGKTSYLISSMWFTLLISLLFTMAIIFTFARTLSYSLQQKRISEIKTDFINNMTHEFKTPIATINLAIDALKNPKVIHDPAKIEHYSQVIRQENSRMNMQVESVLRMALMDKKELELSFEPILITDIIDECLQHLQLALESKGGKVTHRYNDNGVRLSIDKNHLSNTIINVLDNAVKYSVNAPEITVVTERTQEYFILIIGDRGLGMTREEQKHIFDRFYRVTSGNVHNIKGHGLGLSYAHGIVQAHGGKIEVESEKGKGSTFYIYLPLYPENEN; this is encoded by the coding sequence ATGACTATTTCACTACTAGGTATTACAGGTATTCAGGCCTATTGGCTTACCAATTCTTACCAGTTGGAAGAAGAGAAGTTTGATCAAGATGTAGCGGAGGCGTTGACAGGGGTTTCTAGAAGACTGGAAACCTTGGAAACAATTAATTTTTTATACGAGAACTTTAAGCTCGATCCTTTCTTCAGCCCTCAGTTTAGCAGCTTTTATAATGAAAAGTATATACAGGATAGTTCATTGCTCATTGAGGGCACCAGTGGTCATTTTAGCATTGCTGTAAAGATGAATGATGATTCGATTTTGGTGCATGAAAATCGGACTGAAAATACTCCAGGTATTCGTTATTCCAATAGGGATACATCTTACCGTGTAACACTTACCGAAAGGGAGAAAATAGCGATGCGTTTAAAAAAGATGGACGCGGTGTTTGATCAGTTGATACGGAGTTCCATAAATCGAAAAATGGGGGTGAAAAGCCAGGTTACTGAGGAGCATCTCGATTCCATTCTTTCTTTTGAATTGCACAGTAGGGGCATTACCATTCCTTATGAATACTCGGTTGCAGAAGGGAATAAAGTAGTGCTTACGAGTCAGAATTGGGATGAAACTCCACAAGCACACATGGCTACCCTGTTTCCAAATGACTTTTATGGGCGAAGTCATTTGCTGGTGAATTTCCCCGGAAAAACAAGTTACTTAATAAGCTCTATGTGGTTTACGCTGCTTATAAGCTTACTTTTTACAATGGCCATAATTTTCACTTTTGCAAGAACCCTGTCCTATTCGCTACAGCAAAAACGTATTAGTGAAATAAAGACTGATTTTATCAATAACATGACCCATGAGTTTAAAACACCAATAGCCACAATAAACCTTGCTATTGATGCTTTAAAGAATCCTAAAGTGATACATGATCCTGCTAAAATTGAGCATTATAGCCAAGTGATAAGACAAGAGAATAGCCGTATGAATATGCAGGTAGAAAGCGTATTGAGAATGGCTTTGATGGATAAAAAAGAGTTGGAGTTAAGCTTTGAACCTATACTTATTACGGATATAATAGATGAGTGCTTACAGCATTTGCAGCTTGCATTAGAAAGTAAAGGAGGAAAAGTCACACACCGATACAACGATAATGGGGTTCGTTTGTCTATTGATAAAAACCACCTTTCCAACACAATTATTAATGTGCTGGACAATGCGGTAAAATACTCTGTAAATGCCCCGGAAATTACAGTGGTAACTGAGCGCACACAGGAGTATTTTATTTTGATAATTGGGGATAGAGGCCTGGGCATGACACGCGAAGAGCAGAAACATATTTTTGATCGCTTTTACCGCGTTACTTCAGGAAATGTTCACAATATAAAAGGACATGGACTAGGCCTTAGCTATGCACACGGGATAGTGCAGGCACATGGTGGAAAAATAGAAGTGGAAAGTGAAAAGGGCAAAGGGAGTACGTTTTACATCTATTTGCCGTTATATCCAGAGAACGAAAACTAA
- a CDS encoding T9SS type A sorting domain-containing protein has translation MKNVNKLSTAIIAGLMLLGSQVSFGQDENVLTENPLAPPPPPRVLSQSETIEGVNSLSFFPNPCRENLTVILSDKVGLQNEEVSIYNLTGKKVWNGFIGQKGIVDVSKLNTGIYIISCNGVSYKFQKV, from the coding sequence ATGAAAAATGTAAACAAACTAAGCACTGCAATTATTGCAGGCCTGATGCTCCTTGGGAGTCAAGTATCTTTTGGACAAGATGAAAATGTGCTAACTGAAAACCCGCTGGCACCGCCACCACCTCCCAGGGTTTTAAGTCAATCAGAAACCATTGAGGGCGTCAACTCGTTATCCTTTTTCCCTAACCCTTGCCGTGAAAACCTCACAGTTATACTTAGTGATAAAGTGGGATTACAAAATGAGGAAGTCAGCATCTACAACCTTACTGGCAAAAAAGTATGGAACGGATTCATAGGCCAAAAAGGCATTGTTGATGTTTCAAAGCTAAACACTGGTATTTACATTATAAGCTGTAATGGTGTGAGTTATAAATTCCAAAAAGTATAA
- a CDS encoding glycosyltransferase family 2 protein, with the protein MPISKLSIVIPAYNEGKTIHEILDKVKAVQLINNITKEVILVNDYSTDDTEEAILRYKDANPELNIQYYKHEKNKGKGAALHTGIEKATGDFTVIQDADLEYDPEEFNILLKPIVNGFADVVYGSRFMGGNPHRILFFWHSIGNKFLTFLSNMFTNLNLTDMETCYKMFNTKTLQSLNLKEQRFGFEPEVTAKIARIPKIRIYEVGISYYGRTFEEGKHIGWKDGFRAIYSILKYNLFQ; encoded by the coding sequence ATGCCCATATCTAAGCTTTCTATTGTAATACCTGCCTACAACGAAGGTAAAACCATCCATGAAATACTGGATAAAGTAAAAGCTGTTCAGCTGATTAATAACATTACCAAGGAAGTAATCTTGGTAAATGATTACTCTACAGATGATACTGAAGAGGCTATCTTACGATATAAAGATGCTAACCCTGAATTGAACATTCAGTATTACAAGCACGAAAAAAACAAAGGTAAGGGTGCTGCTTTGCACACTGGAATTGAAAAAGCGACCGGTGATTTCACCGTTATCCAGGATGCAGATTTGGAGTATGATCCTGAAGAGTTTAACATTTTGCTAAAGCCTATTGTAAATGGTTTTGCAGATGTAGTATATGGCTCTAGATTTATGGGCGGAAATCCTCACCGTATCCTTTTCTTTTGGCACTCTATTGGAAATAAGTTCCTCACCTTTTTATCAAACATGTTTACAAATCTCAACCTTACAGATATGGAAACATGCTATAAAATGTTTAACACCAAAACTCTTCAAAGTCTCAACTTAAAAGAGCAACGTTTTGGTTTTGAACCAGAGGTAACTGCAAAAATTGCGCGTATTCCTAAAATCAGGATATATGAAGTAGGAATAAGCTACTACGGAAGAACCTTTGAAGAAGGAAAACACATTGGTTGGAAAGACGGATTCAGAGCCATCTACTCCATTTTAAAATACAATCTGTTTCAATAG